A single region of the Desulfomonile tiedjei genome encodes:
- a CDS encoding GHMP kinase encodes MEIRVSAPNRIDLAGGTTDLYPLYLFMEGGCTVNAAITLYSSVTIRGLDNNGIRIVSEDLKASLEAHGADGLPLDGPLGLINRAVRALPPEEGVEIITANQAPAGSGLGASSALLVALLAGLMQWGRVEESRLGIIDLAANIEAAQIGVPTGKQDHIAAAMGGISLIDFGYRGFARRPSPDESGFSEWLKARLVLSYTGQGRFSGMNNWEITKAFIDDRGSVREKLIQIREVARELSGAVLSCEYEDLPKLVQREWEIRKTLAPGISTPGIEAFIRAAKDAGALASKICGAGGGGCMITLAPPERRDAVEKALREAGAQLMPAAIDRFGLRVEKLKS; translated from the coding sequence ATGGAAATCAGAGTTAGCGCTCCCAACCGGATCGACTTGGCCGGGGGCACCACGGATTTGTACCCGCTATACCTGTTCATGGAAGGTGGGTGCACGGTCAACGCGGCCATAACGCTGTATAGTTCGGTGACGATTAGAGGCCTAGACAATAATGGCATCAGGATCGTTTCCGAAGATTTGAAGGCAAGCCTGGAGGCTCATGGAGCGGATGGTCTTCCGCTGGACGGCCCTCTCGGTTTGATAAACAGGGCCGTGAGGGCCTTGCCACCGGAAGAGGGTGTGGAGATTATTACCGCCAACCAGGCTCCGGCAGGTTCGGGTCTGGGAGCGTCCAGTGCTCTTCTGGTCGCCTTGCTTGCAGGGCTCATGCAATGGGGGCGCGTTGAAGAGAGCCGCCTCGGCATAATAGACCTTGCGGCCAACATCGAAGCGGCCCAAATAGGTGTCCCCACGGGAAAACAGGACCACATTGCGGCAGCAATGGGGGGCATTTCTCTCATTGATTTCGGGTACCGCGGATTTGCCCGCAGGCCTTCTCCGGACGAGTCCGGATTTAGCGAATGGCTGAAGGCAAGGCTCGTGCTGTCCTACACAGGCCAGGGCCGGTTCTCCGGAATGAACAACTGGGAAATCACAAAAGCATTTATAGACGATAGAGGGTCAGTAAGAGAAAAACTAATTCAAATCAGAGAGGTGGCTCGCGAGCTGAGTGGCGCTGTCCTCTCCTGTGAGTATGAAGATCTGCCGAAACTCGTGCAGCGTGAATGGGAAATAAGGAAGACACTGGCGCCTGGTATCAGTACTCCCGGGATTGAGGCTTTCATCAGGGCAGCGAAGGATGCCGGGGCCCTGGCGAGTAAGATCTGCGGAGCGGGTGGCGGGGGGTGCATGATCACTCTCGCCCCCCCTGAGCGCCGCGATGCGGTGGAAAAGGCGCTCAGAGAAGCCGGAGCGCAGCTAATGCCGGCCGCAATAGACCGGTTCGGCCTCCGTGTGGAAAAATTGAAGTCATAG
- a CDS encoding NAD-dependent epimerase/dehydratase family protein: MERILVTGATGFIGSQLCRVLGNAGYEVVGAVRDSRSNQTSCSRLVRIGDVGPDTDWSEALKEVSAVVHLAGHAHRMEEPPGQSAGIHERVNTQGTLKLASQALDAGVRRLVFMSTVKVNGETSGDRQFSEADDPHPVGPYATSKWRAEDGLKEIAAKSRLEIVVIRPPLVYGPGVRANFLALLRAVDRGVPLPLACIENKRSLVGVRNLAHMVECCVSHPGAAGNVFFVSDETDISTPELIRAIARVLDRPARLIPVPLWLVRGALGLVGKSESLKRLALSLTVSTATAREVLQWTPRYSLSDELNRTGQWYIKHFR, encoded by the coding sequence ATGGAACGAATTCTCGTAACGGGCGCAACAGGCTTCATTGGTTCCCAACTTTGCCGGGTTCTGGGCAACGCGGGATACGAGGTGGTCGGCGCGGTTCGAGACAGCCGTTCCAATCAGACGAGCTGCTCGCGTCTTGTCCGCATCGGGGACGTGGGGCCGGACACTGATTGGTCGGAAGCCTTGAAGGAGGTTTCGGCGGTGGTCCATCTCGCCGGCCACGCTCACCGGATGGAGGAGCCCCCGGGACAAAGTGCCGGCATTCACGAGCGAGTCAATACTCAGGGAACCCTGAAACTGGCCTCACAGGCGTTAGATGCGGGGGTTAGACGCCTCGTTTTCATGAGCACCGTGAAGGTGAACGGCGAAACCTCGGGTGATCGTCAGTTCTCGGAAGCGGATGACCCGCACCCGGTTGGTCCGTACGCGACTTCCAAGTGGCGGGCCGAAGACGGATTGAAGGAGATTGCAGCAAAATCACGGCTAGAGATAGTTGTTATTCGACCTCCTCTGGTATATGGTCCAGGAGTTCGCGCCAATTTCCTGGCACTCTTGCGGGCCGTGGATCGTGGCGTCCCGTTGCCCCTGGCCTGCATTGAGAACAAACGCTCGTTGGTGGGGGTGCGCAATCTTGCGCACATGGTGGAATGCTGCGTCAGCCACCCCGGCGCTGCCGGCAACGTATTCTTTGTCAGCGACGAGACTGATATTTCGACGCCTGAATTGATCCGTGCCATAGCCCGCGTCCTTGATCGGCCCGCTCGCTTGATACCGGTGCCGCTATGGCTGGTCAGAGGCGCCCTTGGGTTGGTTGGCAAAAGTGAGTCGCTTAAACGGCTGGCCCTATCCCTTACGGTAAGTACGGCCACGGCCAGAGAGGTCCTTCAATGGACTCCCCGTTATAGCCTCAGCGATGAACTGAACAGAACGGGACAGTGGTACATCAAGCATTTCAGATGA
- a CDS encoding sugar transferase: protein MKRCIDIVFSLCVIALFLPLALPIMVVLRFTGEGKVFYRQPRLGKGGQLFKMYKFATMLEDSPNIGPGDITLKDDPRVLPLGKFLRKFKINEVPQVINILKGEMTLVGPRPLTPRTFGMYPDDAKQQLATMVPGLTGIGSIIFRDEETIIAQSSKPFLECYRDEIAPYKGELELWYTRNQNAWVDLKIVFLTAWMVFSPQSTIYDVIFPDLPRRGGPRVAPLSQEGET, encoded by the coding sequence ATGAAGCGTTGCATTGATATTGTTTTTTCATTATGCGTAATAGCGCTGTTCCTGCCGCTGGCCCTTCCGATCATGGTGGTCCTGCGATTTACAGGCGAAGGGAAGGTTTTCTACCGTCAACCTAGGCTGGGCAAAGGCGGACAACTGTTCAAGATGTATAAATTCGCGACCATGCTCGAAGACAGCCCCAATATCGGGCCCGGTGACATCACCCTCAAGGACGACCCCCGTGTATTGCCGCTCGGGAAGTTTTTACGCAAGTTCAAAATCAACGAAGTCCCGCAGGTAATCAATATCCTTAAGGGCGAGATGACCCTCGTGGGGCCGCGGCCCCTCACACCCAGAACGTTTGGAATGTATCCCGATGACGCAAAACAACAGCTCGCAACTATGGTACCGGGCCTGACCGGAATCGGATCCATTATTTTTCGTGACGAGGAAACCATTATAGCGCAAAGTTCAAAACCGTTTCTCGAATGCTACAGAGATGAAATCGCGCCGTACAAAGGTGAGCTGGAATTGTGGTATACGCGGAATCAGAACGCGTGGGTTGATTTGAAGATAGTATTTCTCACAGCCTGGATGGTTTTTTCCCCACAGAGCACCATCTATGACGTGATATTCCCGGACCTGCCTCGCCGCGGCGGGCCTCGGGTCGCGCCATTGTCTCAAGAAGGGGAAACGTGA
- a CDS encoding UDP-N-acetylglucosamine 4,6-dehydratase yields MNDVLKLIGRDVELFVDDLAEHEARLRGLLEQSKILIIGGAGSIGRATVREVFQRNPRVLHVIDINENNLVELVRDIRSSLGYIEGDFRTFCLDVGSEEFDSCTDAHGPYDYILNFSALKHVRSERDPYTLMRMIRINILNGVKLLEYAKESGARSYFSVSTDKATRPVNMMGASKCVMEMFLLAASDHIRVSSARFANVAFSDGSLLDGFRYRIGKRQPISAPNDVRRYFITEHESGMLCLLSAFLGSNRDIFFPKLSDKLHLVTFSDIAVRYLDNLGYAAVICDTEDEARGRMAELTERGEWPCYFFKSDTTGEKDFEEFYTDGEHVDWNRFVDIGVIEDDRTIDINLLDSLFSKLRHHLRTKRWTKSDLVDLFNNVLDEFAHKETFKYLDDRM; encoded by the coding sequence TTGAATGATGTACTGAAACTCATAGGGCGTGACGTCGAGCTTTTTGTGGACGACCTTGCCGAACATGAGGCTCGGCTTCGAGGTTTGCTTGAGCAATCGAAGATCCTGATTATAGGCGGAGCCGGGAGTATTGGACGCGCCACGGTAAGAGAGGTCTTTCAGCGCAATCCGCGGGTCCTTCACGTAATAGATATAAATGAGAACAATCTTGTGGAACTGGTCCGAGACATCAGGAGTTCACTGGGGTACATCGAAGGAGATTTTCGCACGTTCTGTTTGGATGTCGGGTCCGAGGAATTTGATTCATGCACGGACGCGCATGGGCCTTATGACTACATCTTGAACTTCTCCGCGCTCAAGCATGTGCGAAGCGAGCGGGACCCTTATACGTTGATGCGCATGATCCGGATCAACATTCTCAACGGCGTGAAGCTACTCGAATACGCCAAAGAGAGTGGGGCACGAAGCTATTTTTCCGTGTCCACGGATAAGGCCACAAGACCTGTCAACATGATGGGGGCTTCAAAGTGCGTCATGGAGATGTTCCTGCTGGCTGCAAGCGATCACATCCGGGTGTCGAGTGCTCGATTCGCAAATGTGGCGTTTTCGGACGGCAGTTTGCTGGACGGATTCAGGTATCGCATCGGCAAACGGCAGCCTATATCGGCTCCCAATGACGTGAGAAGGTACTTCATCACCGAGCATGAATCGGGCATGTTGTGCTTGTTGTCCGCGTTTCTGGGGTCCAACCGGGACATCTTTTTTCCCAAACTCAGCGACAAGCTGCATCTGGTCACGTTTTCGGACATCGCCGTCAGATATCTGGATAATCTAGGGTATGCTGCGGTAATATGCGACACGGAGGACGAGGCTCGGGGTAGGATGGCCGAACTCACTGAGCGTGGAGAATGGCCGTGCTATTTTTTTAAGAGCGACACCACCGGGGAAAAAGACTTCGAGGAATTTTACACGGACGGTGAGCACGTTGACTGGAATCGGTTCGTGGACATCGGTGTCATAGAGGATGATCGTACTATTGATATCAACCTCTTGGATTCGCTATTCTCAAAGTTGCGGCACCATCTCCGGACGAAAAGATGGACCAAATCCGACCTCGTGGACCTTTTCAACAATGTGCTCGATGAGTTCGCGCATAAAGAAACGTTCAAGTACCTCGACGATAGAATGTAG